The Lactuca sativa cultivar Salinas chromosome 2, Lsat_Salinas_v11, whole genome shotgun sequence genome includes the window TTGTTGAGAGTGGGTATATGTGATTGGATCATATGGTAGTAGACATGCGTAGTTACTTAGAGGATCTagaatgattcttgaggaaagtacggataggtgtggaaataagtattgggcctgtactactgaaaacatAGGATTcatactcaaatcaaggaggATTTCGGGGATTCTAAGGAGCTCGCGGAGGGTAGAGTGTATGGTTTGGCACCATGATTCACTACAACGTGTTTTCGTCCTCATCAGATTATCGGTTATTGTTGTTCAGACTGGGGATGGGTCTAGTGATTTCTTGGGCCTTAGTGACCATGTCAGTCTAAGTTTTGAATGGTGCAAACCTAGGTAAGTTAGCTTATCTGAGTTCTTAAGGTAGTGCTAGTTGAGTCACGAGACTCAAGAAGGAAGCGATTGTTATGATTGGATCGAGGATTACAGCCAGAGGCTAAGTGATTGGCTAATGGATTGGGATGTCACTATCTTTGAAGGGGGGTATTCACTTCTATATTTTTGTATTCGGAGGAAAGAAAGAGCAGACATGTGATTTTCAGAGTTGCGAGGTACACCCAACATGTGGCTAGATAGTTGGGGTTCTTGGCGGCAAGTATGACAATGTTGGAATGTACAAGACGATTATTGTGGTATGATAGCCTTGAGTTGAGACCAAGGGTCTACTTTCCTCGAATTTATTTCGTcatcgcaatatgtaacttaacatattcatttactagttagtaaaagacaactagaactcctaaaagcacaaagcaagcagcattcgagcattgagtaaacataaCCAAGCATATCTCATTCAAGTTATCcctgactaatctgtactagcatgcagttcatgaATTTGAGATACATATAACagacatataaggcatcctccctagatccttagccctaatctagcatgcaattctcataaagttgatacacatataacatgcacataaggtatccttcctagatccttagtcctactctagcatgcagttctcataacatatcatagcataaacttgtatgggtaatttgggagtacttacttgagctcgtctgattgcatgcaccatacccttttctctttttcaaaattctttttgctttttctaaaatctcttttccttttctcaaagtcatttttataaaaaaaaggttttccttttgaagatttctataccaattccttagtctgagtttagacacacccggaAGTAtgaccgaatccctcaaaccaaggatctgatatcaacttgaaacatcccaaaaatacggtccaaaaatttcgttttgattattcataaaaccataaatacCATTTGTCATCTCATAAAAAGAACATAAGTAATGTATCTCAAatcatcataataaaatactgtatcaaaatcatatgcCAAATATCATAGTCTAAACATCCCAGCCTGAaaattgtggtgtgtgccatgtagtcatcccgagctcttctcctttctaccggaagtacctgaaaccaaactgaaaactgtaagcacgaatcttagtgagtctccccaaactaccacataccatacacataatcacataataacatacattgggccttgccTGTTACATCAGGCCACGCcgggcatcggactgaagtccgacaTTTggtcccgcccgacatcggaccgaagtatagtatacatataacatagcaacatacatataacacataaacacataaacattcCTCGAgcttgccccggcatcggaccggaTTCCAGAACacgtaacacataacatatatgttAGACCTTCCTCGAGCTTGCcccagcatcggaccgaagtccggaacacataaacaaacacatgcaagaatcacgaagacatcaagcatacaaacattcctcgggctagCCCCAGTATCGGACCGAAGTTTGGAAACATATaactacatcgggctaaccccgacattgctaacatacataaacggaaCGACCTTGatgccttagactcgttcctactggaagatGACTCACCTCGCAAAGATGACTACTGAAATCTCAAGTGAGGAATCCCCGACGACTGCTCCCACGACTCCCTGGCTATTATTATCAccataacacttagtcaaaacatGATAAttctccttagggtaaaatgaccattttacccctggtcaaagtcaatgctctggtcaaagtcaaccttctggttgacccaactcgtcgagtagctccataaactcgtcgagtcctagaacCTGAAATCGcaatctaactcgtcgagtcacccctcgactcgtcgagttcccaggcTACTCATAGTCGCGATCTACTGAATTAACTCTTCGAGTCCCTTCACTTACTCGTCGAGCTCTAGATTAAGCTAAAACGGGACAAACcaactcaactcgttgagtccctctatggactcgctgagttcatctgTTTGATTGAGCCATCTCCATGGATTAAGCTCTTACCCTTCATATCCAAACCCCATACTTCATCTACACACTGGGAATacacttttaagggtaaagtttccaactttacccgctaTTAGTCctccttaatgggtttagctcaaaccctaactctctaGAACATATATCTTGGTCAACAAGCCATAATACTCTAAACCAAAGCACACTATAATAGATCTAGGCCGTGGACATCAGTTGGGCACGTAAAGTTCCtagctttccttccatgcatggccttttaggGCTAAAAGGGCCATAATAACATTgttaagcttgcatggggcttccatagccataaagtttgcacctttatgccatggaacccCTTCTAGATCCCAAATCTAAAATGTaagtcacttgggacgtccaaagaCCAAGGTTGTTGaaccaaaaccctcataaaaaTGGAAGTAAGTAGATCTAATGAATGAAtgatcaagttagagacttgattaccagaaagtgatgaGGACGGAAGGGAATCCCTAGATCTACAATCTTCTCCTTGAACCTTCTAGctccctcttcttcttcttctagcttcaagaacacacataaaatcactcaagaatggctcacacactcacaaaatgctctagggtttcatggattagggtttaggacTTGAAGGTTGGGAATGAGGCTAAacggtggggattaagatgcttaaatagggtgcaaaaccccgaaattagggtttcattctggcagacctactcgccgagtcgtgggctctcgactcgttgagtagatAGTTGAAAACCCACGTCAAAGACTCGAATCTACTCAACGATTCAagggcttccaactcgtcgagtagctctacaaaaatgaataattttataaataaatgtgTACCAGAAACCATGCGTTACATGACTGGGGTGGGTGTCCACTGAATCATCGCTCTATATCTGGCTATTGTGTCTTCTTAGGTTACAATCTCCTTTCCTAGTCCTCCAAACGTCTAAACACGACATCTCAGTCTAGTGTTGAAGCCAAATATAAGGGGGTTGTTAATGCAGTTGTTGAAACATGTTGGATTTGCAACTTACATTTGGAGCTTCATTATATGCCTGTAGGCTACCATCATTTACTCTGATAATGTTAGCGTTGTTTACATGTCATCCAATCCGGTTCATCATCAACGCATCAAACATATCGAGATTGATCTACATTTTGTTCGAGACAAAATTGCCATTAGTCATGTTTGTGTTCTTCATGTTCCGTCTTCTTCTCAATATGCATATATTTTTACAAAGATCTTGCCGTCACCTCTTTTCCTTGATTTTTGGTCTAGCTTGAACGCTCGTGATTCTTCTCCCATTCAAACTGCAGGGGATATTAGTGTATTATTTGTATGTGTATTTGTATTATTGTTTATAGTCTAGCCCATGTGTTTAGccgttttcttattatttttgtACCTTGTATATATTGTGGGTATTTAATGAAAGATGGGATTCATGGGAAAATATAGACGGTTGCAATAAAGTACATGGTGTAGTTATTGCAGCTGCTTCCCTTGCTATTTTATCTACATTAATAAGTCTTGCTTGTAGCTTTTCGCCTTCAGGAGACATAGAAATCATATTTTCACCATTGGTTGGATTTGTTCATGTTAGATGTATGAGCATTTTTTTCATATTCAAATGTTTGCATAAAGGAGAACAAGATGTTGATTGTTAATAAAAAGGGTAATCTAAGTTCGTATAGACAAAAGGTAAATAGATTATGTAATTAGGTTACacaaaaaaattatgaaaatatggTCTGCTAATTGAGTCATCCATTCGCAAAATTATGAAATAATGAAAATATGAAATTACCTTGGTGCCAAGTAGATCGAACATGCATGGTTTGCCAATTGATTTTCCATTACAAACTGTAATAATATATGATGATAAAAAAGAAACTCATCTTCTTTTGTTCATATAACATCAACAGtaatgaacctaactatatatatatatatatatatatatatatatatatatatatatatatatatatatatatatatatatatatatatatatatattcaaatgtttctcacatctactGTGTATTAGAATGCATCAATAAGAATTTTGTAAGagtttatatgtatattaaatgatatccatacttataatttctttttatggaaattaattaaattcgtcattaatatcaacaataatattctttcagaatgaattcgtatctagaGTAATGAGAGTGTATCGTTCTTTATATTCCATGCAATTTTatttaagtgagtgagtcctgaaacAAATAACGAACTCATACATAAAAACCTAGAATGTTATTGTtgatattaatgacgaatttaattagtttctataaaaagaattataattatgaatatcatttaatatacaatcaattatggaaattatttaatatctatctttatttaattaaataatcattaaattttattaaatttttattgGTATATTCTAACACACAACAAATGTAAGAAACACATTAATTTGACAGCTAATTTAATATAAACATAAATCATTAGACCTTGTGTATATGAAAGATTGATGGTTGCAAAAGACAAAGTTAACTGCATGTCCTTTTATTAGCTATTTAAGATGAGATTTTCTGCATCTTTCAGAAATTTTTTTGTGAAATTGGATCTTTTTTTACTCTTAAAAGCATAGAACTTAGTGAAAACTTCATTGTTATATCGATGCTTTGACAAATTTTCCGAGACAGACATAAATCTTAGCAAATCTTTGCATTATAACGAAATATGATATCATAGTCATAAACAAGTGCATCTATGATGCAATCTCCAATGAAATATAACTTCTCGTATCATTATTAAATCAAGCATTATTTAAAACATTCACACTAAGCCAATTATCACAATAACAAATTTGAGTTTCATGTTTGTTATAATCATAGCAAACGATGATGATATCAAGTTAAAGTCCAATCCACAAGAACTAGAAGTACTTAACAAACCCTTTAAAATGAAAATCATATTATGATATGATCGGTTTTTTCTGTCATCTATTCGCCTACCAGCAATTTGAATTGACTAGAAATTTTCTAAATCGGAAATCacattaatgaaaaaaaaaatcactccTAGTTTTTCCGAAATCCAAGCAAATGTGAAATTTGCCGTTTTTAAACAATATACGTGTTTGTTGGACCAATGTTCATTTATCAAGGCTCTTTCGTCAAGCTGATAAAACCTCAAGGGTGTCTTCTGAAACATTTCTTTTATTTAAACCACCTATCACCTATGCATTCTGTGAAGGGAATTGAAGAAACAGTCCATCGCACGCAGGGAGGAGATTGAGAGAGTAAACGCTAGTTTCAAGTGAAAAGCCTAGGGCTGTTTAACCCGATCGATTCAGGTCTATAATCTATATCTTTCTCCATTCGATCTAATCAATGCATGTGTGTATGGATTATGTTTCGATTATTGTCCTCGAAAAAAATCAATGATTATCGCGGTTTCATTTTGATTTTAGATATAGCTGCATTATAGAACGATGTATAGATCTGTGGATTACAGTCTTCTGCGCTTTCAATTCGGTTCATTTGATTCGGTTTTTCCTCTAAATTTGAGCATTTATCTATGTTGCatgtaattttgtttttttcaCTTATTGATGAATGAAAATCCATAATTTTGGCTGTTGCTTGGATTTGAGTTCTTAATTCTATTAAGCATTGAGGATGGAATCTATCGTATGTTTGTGTTCTTACCTTGCTCATAATTTTTGCGATTAATGCTTTGGGAGAACTTTTTAGATTTTCTCTGCTTTCCTTAATATAGTCACAGACGGATGACAACTGTTGAAATAGTTCTTCGGCAGTGATGTTATTAAATACCTACTGTTATATCTGCTTCGATGCAGTTTCAATAGGATATTTTCCAGTAAAACGATGAATTGTTTCTTTCAATCGACGAATAGATCTGTGAATTAAAGTCCTAAGCTTTCAGTTCGTTATATCATATTTTGTTGTCGAGGTTCTTAAGCTTACATAATCATTGATATCATCGACAAATGGCAATTGCTCAAAGATATATAAACACCTGTATATTGCCTTCATGTTTCGATAAGTAATTTCCATAATTGATGCTTCATATTAAACATCTTGCAGGTTAGTATCTGGTGAAGAGGTAAAATGGGAGCAGGAGGATGTATGTCTGTTTCTGAAACAAAACCCGAAGAAAAGAAGAATCCGTTGAAGCGAGTCCCTTGTGCAAAACCTCCTTTCACAATCAGTGATATCAAAAAAGCCATCCCTCCCCACTGTTTCAACCGTTCCCTCACCCGTTCCTTCTCCTACGTCATTTACGACCTTGTGATCAGCTTCCTCCTCTACCACATCGCCACCACCTACTTCCACCGCCTCCCAACGCCTCTCTCCTCCCTCGCATGGTTAGCTTACTGGGTTGTTCAAGGCTGTGTTCTCACCGGCGTTTGGGTCTTAGCCCACGAATGCGGTCACCACGCATTTAGCGATTACCAATGGGTTGACGACACCGTAGGCTTTCTCCTCCACTCCGCCCTCCTCGTACCTTACTTCTCATGGAAATACAGCCACCGGCGCCACCACTCCAACACCGGGTCACTCGAACGCGACGAAGTGTTCGTCCCAAAGCCCAGATCCAAAATCCCATGGTACTCAAAATACCTAAACAACCCACTGGGCCGAATCATGAGCCTGTTCGCCACCCTCACTCTAGGCTGGCCGTTATACCTAGCATTCAACGTCTCCGGCAGACCCTACGACCGTTTCGCCTGCCACTACTCCCCCAACAGCCCTATATACAACGACCGCGAACGCCTCCAGATCTGGCTCTCCGACGTCGGAATCATCACCATGTCTTTGTTCCTCTACCGTGTTGCTCTTGTAAAAGGCGTGAGTTGGGTGATTTTTGTCTACGGGATTCCGTTGCTGATTGTGAATGGATTCCTGGTATTGATTACTTACCTTCAACATACACACCCGTCGTTGCCGCATTATGACGGGTCGGAATGGGATTGGCTGAGGGGGGCGTTGGCGACGGTGGATAGGGATTACGGCGTGTTGAATAAGGTGTTCCATAATATTACAGATACACATGTGGTGCACCATTTGTTTTCAACGATGCCTCATTATAATGCGATGGAGGCGACGAAAGCTGTGATGCCGGTGCTTGGGGAGTATTATCAGTTGGATGAGACGCCGTTTTATGTTGCCATGTGGAGGGAGGCTAAGGAGTGTTTGTTTGTGGAAGCGGAGGGAGAGGGAGGAGGAGTGTTTTGGTATAAGAATAAGATGTGAATTAAGTAATTAAAGATTAAAGATTAAAGATTAAGGATTAAGGAATTAAGGTTAGGTTGTGTTTTTGTTTGTGTGGTTGTGGTTTAAATGTAGTGTTCGAGTGTTTGGTATTTTGTTAGTTTAATGAACATGGAGTAGTTCCTTCTTTTAAGACAAGTGTGAAACAACTACCAAAGAACTTTTGGTCCGTCATTGAAAAGGTCTCTCAACCAAATCCGTATTATCCATGAATTCTTGTGGGATGCAATTACATTCCGTAATTGTACTGATAGTATTTAGATGGTGCCATTTTGTCACATAGCGATAATGATATGTTCTTGATGTTAATGGTACCTTGTACTGGCTTAAAAGTTACGAATTTATACGAAAAGATTTATCAATGAAGTCATCATATTAAAATTGGCTTCTAGTAAAATTATATTTTCCTAATGTTTGTTGCTCATATTAATTGCGTGTGGTTATTAGTTAATTtgatttaaaacctatataactAGAACAAATCTCAAAATTCTGTGGctacttaatttattattttactaGGAACAAAACAAAGGGCGCACGCAACTTAACTAATGTACACATAAAAGAGTAATGGTAGAGTAGAAACAAGATGAATCCAGTAAAAAAAAATGGAGAGAGCGTAGTAGCTTAGCTATATACACATTTACAGATTAAAATCAGCAAAAAAAATATGGATGGCTGTAGCCTGTAGATAGAGGTATGATCTCAAGCAGAAAATTAGAAAGGTCAACTGCATAAACCAGATCTATATTCCTGACTGAGAGTGAGAGATCAAGGCATACAATTGTTTTGCAGTTAAGCTTGCTTCTGAAAGGTTTCTGAGAGGAGCTGCAATCTCATCACCAATTGCCATCAATAGTTCCATGCAATCTGCAACTCATTTATCAGTCCTGGTCAGTCTTTCTATTCATtacaaattggaaaaaaaaaaaaaaaaaaaaaacagttccTTCATATCATTTCCAATGGTATCACATTTTCTTCTTGTTAGCTAGGCCTAGCCGCTAGTGTACATAATATTGTGTATTTGCATTATATTTACTGTCCGGCCCTATGTATCTCAGCCTAGTCTTTGATTTTTTATTAACCTAGGCTAAAATTTAAGATCTTGGGGATTACTCTCTTTGGGAAGAAAATACTAACCTGGGATTTTGCTAAAATTTAGCAGAGACGCTGCAGCAAGAACCTTGTGCTCTACCCATTCACTATTTTCAAGGGTTTCTTTCAGTTTTGAGATAAGAACCGAAAAGGCAGACAATTTAGCTTCAGAATCAAGTGAACAACTTAACCACACCACCGTTGTCAACCCCACCTTCATCATCTCCCTGTGTCCACAACTCAAACCCTGAGAAAGTGATTCCAAAAACAACTTCTTTCCATCACCAATTAGAGATTCCGACAGTTTCATTAACCAATCTTCAACAGCCTCTTCATCCTCAGTATCCTACATTCATAACCAAATTCACACTCGTCCCAAAACTTATACTGTAATCCTTGCAGAAAGAGAAATCAAATTACCATCAATACGTTATCTTTTATTGTGATTTTATTGTCTGAACCAGCTTTCTTTAAGATCCAATCCTCTGTCATAACCTTCCCAGAGAAAGAGATACGCCCTCCCAAGATAAGGAGTGCCTTGCAACAAGCTTCTTGCACCTTTTCATTAGAAAGGCTGGCATCCATAGCAGATGAAATGGTATCAACAGCTTCTTCTCTATATATACTGTACTTCTGTTGTTGATCCACCTGTCAGTTTGCACGTATGTTTAACTAGTTTTAGTATCCTCTCAAAAGAAGCAAACAGGTTAAACAACAAACAAAACATACCATTAGGTCCATGTGTAAAAGGAGCACAGCAACCAAGGGTTTTTGCTCTGGTGAACAACTCTGAAGAAAGAGTAACAAAATGTGCATCGAGCTCACTATACCTTCCTTGTGCAACCCATTTAAGAAAAACTGGACGTCTTTTCTCCTTGAGTCGCACACATGGacaaatgttattaatttaacaGAAAGAAGAAGAACATAGAGGTTTGAAAGTTGAAACTGAAATACCTGTTGAGACAAATGAGATCAAACAGCAGAAACACAGCATTTGCTCTTGATTTTACTCCCTTACAGTGAAGCAACTCAAGCAGACACTGCTTCTCAATGTGTCTAGCCACATGATTTCTGCAACTAGGGTCTACTTTAATACAGTGGGACAGCAATGCAGCTACACGAGTCTTCTCATCCAAATTTCCATACTCAAATCTTTGAATGAGAAACTGTAAACCCCCAAGAGCAAGTAACTGTTTGGCATTTGCTGTATTTTCCTCTGTGCCAAAATCAGTAAGAAGCTGCTCTAATATGAAAACAGTTGCTTCAGCTTTATATTTCTGTTCCCCATGGCTTCCTGTGGGCTGAGAAGCAGAAGCTAATATCTCCCTGGAGTGCTTTGATTTCCAGCCATCAATCATTCGCTTCAAAATAGAGTTTGTGAATGGGACAAAATGGCATTCAAGAGTTTTCCCAGTTACAGGACATGTTGTGTTGCCTTTATTAAACCATTGTACAATAGCTTCACGCTCATAGGTTTGACCAGTCTCTATAGTCAcaggatcttcaaaaagaagtcCAGTTA containing:
- the LOC111899826 gene encoding acyl-lipid (9+3)-(E)-desaturase, with translation MGAGGCMSVSETKPEEKKNPLKRVPCAKPPFTISDIKKAIPPHCFNRSLTRSFSYVIYDLVISFLLYHIATTYFHRLPTPLSSLAWLAYWVVQGCVLTGVWVLAHECGHHAFSDYQWVDDTVGFLLHSALLVPYFSWKYSHRRHHSNTGSLERDEVFVPKPRSKIPWYSKYLNNPLGRIMSLFATLTLGWPLYLAFNVSGRPYDRFACHYSPNSPIYNDRERLQIWLSDVGIITMSLFLYRVALVKGVSWVIFVYGIPLLIVNGFLVLITYLQHTHPSLPHYDGSEWDWLRGALATVDRDYGVLNKVFHNITDTHVVHHLFSTMPHYNAMEATKAVMPVLGEYYQLDETPFYVAMWREAKECLFVEAEGEGGGVFWYKNKM